The following are from one region of the Paenibacillus sp. JZ16 genome:
- a CDS encoding VOC family protein, which yields MSKIQFSVQVRLVSDLTRSKQFYEEVLGCEVNDVWAVRDDFALGFKLIQAESRADVTPNPAGKDHATRWDTYAYVGTHYDLDALYEELTSRGAEVAQEPVFMEADWGVWKDFAIQDPDGYVIGFGSGIKD from the coding sequence ATGAGTAAGATTCAATTCTCAGTCCAAGTTCGATTGGTATCCGATCTTACCCGTTCCAAACAGTTCTATGAAGAAGTGCTGGGTTGCGAAGTGAATGACGTATGGGCGGTCAGGGATGATTTTGCGCTCGGATTCAAGCTGATTCAGGCGGAATCCCGCGCTGATGTCACACCCAATCCAGCGGGGAAGGACCATGCGACGCGCTGGGATACATACGCTTACGTGGGTACACATTATGATTTGGATGCGTTGTATGAAGAACTGACCTCCAGGGGGGCCGAAGTGGCACAGGAACCTGTATTCATGGAAGCGGACTGGGGCGTGTGGAAGGATTTTGCGATTCAAGATCCAGACGGCTACGTAATTGGATTTGGCTCCGGGATAAAGGACTAG